In Triticum urartu cultivar G1812 chromosome 6, Tu2.1, whole genome shotgun sequence, the following proteins share a genomic window:
- the LOC125514517 gene encoding probable potassium transporter 16 yields the protein MAMASARSSLEIVPHSGDLEVPPADVPRQDSLYRDATRPAHGGHHGQDNWVRTLRLGFQCVGILYADLGTSPLYVFSNTFKYGVEHKDDVLGVLSLIIYSFLLFAMVKIIFIALYANDDGDGGTFALYSLISRYARVALIPNQQAEDDLVSSHRHLSATRRRAQWMKNLLETSKPAKLTLFFLTIFATALAISDCMLTPPISVLSAVNGLRLRAPHLTTDQIVWITVGILILFFAVQHLGTDKIGYTFAPLVVVWLLLIAGIGLYNLIKYDIGTLKAFNPKYIFDYFRRNKKKGWVSLGEILLCFTGTEALFADLGYFSIKSIQLSFSFGLLPSVLLTYIGQAAYLRTHMDDMIISNAFFESIPSTLFWPTFVLALLASVIGSQAMVSCAFATMSHLQTLSCFPRVKILRTSRRYSGQLYIPEVNFFLCVASCVVTISFRTTGFIAKAHEICVALVMVITTLLMTIVMLLVWKVNIWWIAAFFVVFMSTETVYLSAVLYKFTQGPYFPLAMSAVLMVIMIVWHYVHVKRYKYELQHTVSPDEVKHLLERHDLKRVPGLGLFYTELVQGIPPIFPHLIEKIPTVHSVIVFISVKHLPIPHVDVQERFLFRQVEPKESMVFRCVARYGYRDTLEMAGDFVATLVEYLQYYVRDLSLYCTAEPLRTSYPSIRIDSFRWEKKPSGRSGRSGHGHGIHAEEMLTPIQSFSELTMHQVGMSNRLPQFQTAKMNLEEMLRIEEDQKVIQREVDNGVVYILGETEVVAKPHSNLLKKIAVNYIFDFLRKNSRKGEKMLSIPRGQLLKVGITYEI from the exons ATGGCGATGGCCAGCGCGAGGAGCAGCCTGGAGATCGTGCCCCACAGCGGCGACCTCGAGGTGCCGCCGGCGGACGTGCCGCGGCAGGACTCGCTCTACCGCGACGCCACCAGGCCCGCGCACGGCGGCCACCATGGCCAG GACAACTGGGTGAGGACGCTGCGGCTGGGCTTCCAGTGCGTGGGGATCCTCTACGCCGACCTCGGCACATCGCCGCTCTACGTCTTCTCCAACACCTTCAAATACGGCGTCGAGCACAAGGACGACGTGCTGGGCGTCCTCTCCCTCATCATCTACAGCTTCCTGCTCTTCGCCATGGTCAAGATCATCTTCATCGCGCTCTACGCCAACGACGACGGCGATG GTGGAACGTTCGCGCTCTACTCGCTGATCTCGAGGTACGCGAGGGTGGCGCTGATCCCGAACCAGCAGGCGGAGGACGACCTCGTCTCCAGCCACCGGCATCTgtcggcgacgaggaggagggcGCAGTGGATGAAGAACCTGCTGGAGACGAGCAAGCCGGCCAAGCTCACGCTCTTCTTCCTCACCATCTTCGCCACGGCGCTCGCCATCAGCGACTGCATGCTAACCCCTCCCATCTCCG TACTATCGGCAGTCAACGGCCTGAGACTGAGAGCGCCTCACCTGACAACAG ATCAGATAGTGTGGATCACAGTGGGTATTCTGATATTGTTCTTCGCGGTGCAACACCTCGGGACCGACAAGATCGGTTACACGTTTGCGCCGCTCGTTGTCGTGTGGCTTCTCCTCATCGCCGGTATCGGGCTTTATAACCTGATCAAGTACGATATCGGCACCCTGAAGGCGTTCAACCCCAAGTACATCTTCGACTATTTCCGAAGGAACAAGAAGAAGGGATGGGTTTCGCTCGGTGAAATCCTCCTTTGCTTTACAG GCACGGAAGCCCTCTTTGCTGATCTAGGATACTTCAGCATAAAGTCAATTCAG CTGAGCTTTAGCTTTGGCTTACTCCCCTCCGTGTTGCTCACTTATATTGGGCAAGCAGCTTACCTCAGGACGCACATGGACGACATGATAATATCCAACGCTTTCTTCGAATCCATTCCAA GCACTTTGTTCTGGCCGACGTTCGTTCTCGCGCTTCTAGCTTCAGTCATCGGAAGCCAAGCCATGGTCTCGTGCGCCTTCGCAACCATGTCACATCTGCAAACACTTAGCTGCTTCCCGAGGGTGAAGATACTGCGCACGTCAAGGCGTTACTCGGGCCAACTCTACATCCCTGAAGTCAACTTCTTCCTTTGCGTGGCTTcttgtgtcgtcaccataagctTCAGGACAACCGGTTTCATCGCCAAGGCACATG AGATCTGCGTGGCGCTTGTGATGGTGATCACGACGCTGTTGATGACGATCGTGATGCTCCTGGTGTGGAAGGTGAATATCTGGTGGATCGCCGCTTTCTTCGTCGTCTTCATGTCCACGGAGACCGTCTACCTGTCGGCGGTGCTGTACAAGTTCACACAGGGCCCGTACTTCCCGCTGGCCATGTCGGCGGTGCTCATGGTGATCATGATCGTGTGGCACTACGTGCACGTGAAGCGGTACAAGTACGAGCTCCAGCACACGGTGTCGCCCGACGAGGTGAAGCACCTCCTCGAGCGCCACGACCTCAAGCGGGTCCCGGGGCTCGGCCTTTTCTACACGGAGCTAGTGCAGGGCATCCCGCCCATCTTCCCCCACCTCATCGAGAAGATCCCCACCGTCCACTCCGTCATCGTCTTCATCTCCGTCAAGCACCTGCCCATCCCGCACGTTGACGTTCAGGAGCGCTTCCTCTTCCGGCAGGTGGAGCCCAAGGAGAGCATGGTGTTCCGGTGCGTCGCTCGGTACGGCTACCGGGACACCCTCGAGATGGCCGGCGACTTCGTGGCCACCCTCGTCGAGTACCTCCAGTACTATGTCCGGGACCTCAGCCTCTACTGCACGGCCGAGCCGCTCAGAACAAGCTACCCTAGCATTCGGATCGATAGCTTCAGATGGGAGAAGAAGCCCTCGGGGCGCTCAGGGCGCTCGGGGCATGGCCATGGCATCCATGCCGAGGAGATGCTTACACCAATCCAGTCCTTCTCTGAGCTCACGATGCATCAAGTTGGTATGAGCAACCGGCTGCCGCAATTTCAG ACGGCCAAGATGAACCTAGAGGAGATGTTGAGAATTGAGGAGGACCAAAAGGTGATCCAACGGGAGGTGGATAATGGTGTGGTGTACATACTTGGGGAGACCGAAGTGGTGGCCAAGCCCCACTCCAACCTCCTTAAGAAGATTGCCGTAAACTACATCTTCGACTTCCTACGGAAGAACTCTCGAAAAGGGGAGAAGATGTTGTCCATTCCACGCGGGCAACTTCTCAAGGTTGGTATCACATATGAAATATAA